The Oculatellaceae cyanobacterium genome contains the following window.
GCGATCGCTCAAATTGTGGCGCATCTGCCAACCAAGCTATAATGCCATTTTGCTGACGTTGCTTTAAATCAGTAGGTAACAAACGCCCAGTAATCCACTCTCGCCCATCTGGGAAGATGGTAATTCTCAACACGGGAAAGGATAGTAGTAATTTTTTTGCACCATCACGCAAGCGTTCCCAATCTGGTTGTTGCCAGCCAAAATTTTGTATGCTGGAGTGTAGGCGATCGCAGTGGGCTTGCCAATTTGTTAGCCGACTATCTAAAGATTGCTGATAAACTCGCACAGTGGTGAATACTGTTGCACCATAAAGCAACCCTGGATCATCAATTTCCAGTTCTAAAATGTTGCCTTGAATTAACTTGCCCTTATACCAAAACAAATTACTTATTAATTAGAATACTTTTATCAAATAATATCAAAAATTGCTAATAATGGTTTACGCAAAACCTCACGCGGGCAAGATGCCCGCACTACATTTATATGGCAGCATATTCTATATCTTTATCTTTAACAACTTCGGGTTGATGATTTATCAAAGGACGAGTAACTTGGCGCAGTAATACTGTTTCTAAACTTTCATTTACTACACTTGTTGCTTCCAATTCCAACTCACCCCACAAAAGAATTTCTCCCGTTTGTGGCGCATGACCTAAATGATGAATTATAAAACCAGCTAAAGTTCGATAAGCAGTGTTAGTAGGTATATTTAATCCGAATATTTCATTAACTGTATTTAACTCTACAACTCCAGAAACTAGCACAGAGTGTGGATCGGTGTGAACAAAAGTCACCTTTGAAGACACTTCCGACTCATACTGGCGATTGGGAACACGACCGATGAGCAAATGTACAGTACCATTAAAAATTACTAATAAAGGCCAAAAAATAATTGAACATATATAGAGTGGACGAATTAATAGTAGTGCCGTCTTTTCCGGTGCTTGCGATGCTAGTACTTTAGGAATTAGTTCACCTAAAACAATTTCTACATAAGTTACTAACAAAAATGCCACAGCTACAGAAATAGTATGGCTTGTTAAGATTGCAGGTAATTTGCCTATAGGTAAACGCTGGATTAACGGTTCTATCCAATGTACAGTTGCACCTTCACCCAACCAACCCAAGAGTAAGCTAAAAGCTGTAGTTCCTGTTTGTGTAACAGAAAGGTACTTTTGTAAATGATTTTGAGCGTCAAGGACAAGATTAGCTGCTTTTGACTTGCTAGTAGAATCGCTTTCCTGGGTAAGCTTGTAAATTTGAGAATGTGAGGCAGATACTAAAGAAAGTTCCGCTGCTACAAAAAAGGCGATCGCACTTGTTAAACTTAATAACATTACCAATTTGATAATTGATGATGCTATCTCAACTTCTAGAAGCGAAAAATTTTGAAAGACCATTTATTTATTACAGTAAATATTTGCGAATTTATTTAGGCTGACGCTCTAGGAGTAATACTATTTTTTAGATTACATCTTAGTAATGTATTGCGCTTATATCTTAATACAGATATTGCATTGATAGTAAAAAAATCATTAATTACTACAAAAGCAAATAAATTAACTTGGTTATTCTAATACACAATGTAAATATATAGAAGCTACTGTAAATCACCTTTCTACTCTGGGTAAATCAGCGATTTACAGTAACTCCTCAATTAGCAACAGAAAATCTCTAAAAGATTTGCTTTGCTAAGTAATAGCTGTTTAGATATAAATACTTACGCAGCTTCATCTTGAGTTAATTGCTCTTGAATCTTGCCAATAGCCGCATTGATACCAGCTAATCTCGTTTCCAGATCATCTCGCATCAATTGGAGAAACTTCAACTTGCGTTCCAAACGGCTTTTACGAGACACGGGTTCAGAACTATAGCAAGCGCTATCCCAGAAAGGAAACATACACCTACAACCCAATAATCACTATAAATAAATTCTCGCTAAATCAACAGCGAGATGGATGGTAAATTTATGGGAGGAAAACCGACCATAAGCAGCGATGGTTGAAAGACCAATGAGCATAAATCAGATTTTAGATAATTAACCACGAGATTTACACAGATGGAATAACTTATTTTTGCTCATAAATCTAATAACTAAGGATAAAAGCACGATGGCTACACAAGCTTATGACTACGATGTGATCACTGTTGGTGGTGGACACAATGCACTAATTACCAGTGCTTACCTTGCTCAAGCGGGTTATAAGGTAGGTGTCTTTGAGAGGCGAGATATTATTGGTGGTGCAGTCTCTACTAAGGAGATTGTGCCGGGATACAGATTTGATTTGGGTGGTAGCGCCCACATTTTAATTCGCTTAACTCCGATTGTGCAGGAATTAAAGTTAGAAAATTATGGATTGGAGTATATAGAACTCGACCCGTTGTTTTTTGCACCCTTTCCTGATGGAGATTCGCTATTTTTCTATCGAGATGAAGAAAAAACTATTAATCATTTAGAAGATAAATTTCCTGGTGAGGGAGAAGCTTATGCCCGTTTTTTAAATGACTGGCGACCTTTGATGCGAAATATCAAGGAATTTTTCTTAAGTACGCCTAGTCCGTTTGAACTGGGTAAGCAAATGATTGGTGGTAAGTCACCGGATGTTAGTTGGTTTTCTACTTTTAAAACTTTATTTAAACCTTATGGCGAAGTTGTAGATGATTATTTTAGCGAAGAAAAAATTAAGGCAGCTTTAGTGTGGATGGGGGCGCAGTCAGGGCCAGCACCTACAGAACCTTTAAGTGGCCCTTATGTGCTTTGGCAACCACTTTATCATGATGGCGGGGTGGCGCGACCAAAAGGTGGTTCGGGGATGTTGACGCAAGCGATCGCAAAACATATCATCGCTCATGGTGGCGAAATACACCTAAATTCGCCTGTAGAAAAGATTTTAGTTGAAAATCGCCGTGCGGTTGGTATTCAAGTAGATGGACAAATCTATACCGCCAAGGTAGTAGTTGCAGGTACACACGCGATTGAGACTTTTGGTAAGCTTTTACCTGAAGAACACCGACCGCTAGGCGCGAAGAGAATGCGTACAGGCAACGGTTTTGGTATTATGCTGCGTCTGGCGTTAGATTCTCCAATTAGTTATACGGCATATCCAGGGAAAGATGCACGGGTAGCTTTGCAATTATTATGTCGCGATCGCCAACAAATTAACACAGCATTTAATGATTTTAAACGTGGCGAACCTACCCAAGACCCACCAATTTTTGCTATGAGTTTTAGTGCTGTAGATGATACTTTAGCACCTCCTGGTGGTGAGGTACTATGGTTGTGGTCGCAGTATTTCCCTTATCAGCTTGCTAATGGTAATTGGGATGAACAAGGAGATGCAGTTGTTAATCGACTTTTAGATAATTTTGAAAAGTATGCACCTGGAACACGCGACAAGATAGTTGGGCAATTATTTCAAGACCCGTTATGGTTAGAGCGTGAACTAGGATTATATCGTGGTAATGTTATGCACTTAGAAATGAGTATGGATCAAATGTTTATGCTGCGTCCATTCTTAGGTATGTCTGATTATAAAACACACCTCAAAGGATTGTATTTAACTGGTGCTAGTACACATCCAGGCGGTGGAATTATGGGTGCATCAGGACGGAACGCTGCTAGGATTGTACTGAAAGATTTGGATGGTAGTCTCAGAAGTTAAATTGATATCAATTAAGGATTATTTATTTCAATCGGAAATATATATTCAGTTAAGGAAAAAATGCCAACTTGATCCTTACGCATCATTAGCTGGAAAATTTTCTCCTGTCTCTGGCATTGCTTGAGCAATTTCCTCTATTTCTGTGATTTCTTGAATAATTTCCTGATTAGATACTTCTGCTAAATTCTCGGTGTTGATATCTGTGTTATCTTGAATAACTTCCTCATCAGATACTACTGATAAATCTTGATTAGCTATTTCTTGGATTTCTTGAATAATTTCTTCAGGAGATAATTCTGATAAATCTTCGTTACTGATGTATGTGTTATCTTGAATAACTTCCGCAGGAGATACTACTAATAAATTTTGGTTAGCTATTTCTGGAGTTTGGGGAATAACTTCTTCAGAAGATAATTCTGGTAAATCTTCGTTATTGATGTATGTGTTATCTTGAATAACTTCCGCAGGAGATACTACTAATAAATTTTGATTAGCTATTTCTGGAGTTTGGGGAATAACTTCTTCAGAAGATAATTCTGGTAAATCTTCGTTACTAATGTATGTGTTATCTTGAATAACTTCCGCAGGAGATACTACTAATAAATCTTGGTTAGCTATTTCGGGAGTGTTGGGAATAACTTCTTCAGGAGATACCACTAATACATTTTGATTAGCTATTTCTGAAGTGTTTTGAATAATCCCTTCAGTAGGTACTGCTAATAGAACTTCTGTGGATAAATTTTTTTTAGAAGTAATAACTTCTATCGGTCTGATTACTTTATCCCCAAACCTAAAACCTCTACGAACAACTTTAGTAATTGTTGATTCTTCTAAATCATTTCTTACTTCACAATCTATAACTTTACAAATACTAAAATCCGGTTTTGTTCCTGTAATTTCTAGTTGGTGTAATTGTCGTTTAGCTAGTACACTGAGGAACTTTTTCTGCACAGCAGCTAGTGAGTTTGGCATATTGCCGATCAACTCAGGACTAGGATTGGGATTTTCTACCAAGTAGTCGAGTAAGAATTGTAAAGCATCGACGACTTCTAATAGTTCTAAAAAAATGTCTTCGCTGAAGCTGCTTGCCTGTTCTTTCTGTTCACGCAAAGTTTGTTGCAGCACAACTTTTTGTTTAAGCATTTTGCCAATCTCTATAAAGAGGTGGTCGCGCTTTTCATTGCTCAATCTAAATTCTAAAGGTTGATTAGGCATACTATTTATGCAATAAAATAAATATTTTGATTAATCAGCATACATAATTAATATCAAAATTATAAAATAATTATTAGACTTTTTACAAAAATTATTTTTTATAAATTAAACGCAGATGCACGCAGATAAAATACAAATTTTATCTATTTATGCAATAGAGCTATTAAACATATTTTTTTAAGATTAAATTTTACAATATTAATTAGAAGAAATTTTTTCAATATTTGGGATGATTAGCAAATCGCCAACTTCAATTAAATCTACGTGATCTTGAAAGCTGGGATTAGCTTTTATTATTAAAGGCCACAAATCTTTATCACCATAAAAACGTTTGGCAAGTAGTGATATTGTATCTCCAGCTTTTACTGTGTGCTGGAAGCCTCCATCTTTTATCACATAATTCTGAGCTTCGTTGTTGCTAATTGATTGAT
Protein-coding sequences here:
- a CDS encoding NAD(P)/FAD-dependent oxidoreductase, which translates into the protein MATQAYDYDVITVGGGHNALITSAYLAQAGYKVGVFERRDIIGGAVSTKEIVPGYRFDLGGSAHILIRLTPIVQELKLENYGLEYIELDPLFFAPFPDGDSLFFYRDEEKTINHLEDKFPGEGEAYARFLNDWRPLMRNIKEFFLSTPSPFELGKQMIGGKSPDVSWFSTFKTLFKPYGEVVDDYFSEEKIKAALVWMGAQSGPAPTEPLSGPYVLWQPLYHDGGVARPKGGSGMLTQAIAKHIIAHGGEIHLNSPVEKILVENRRAVGIQVDGQIYTAKVVVAGTHAIETFGKLLPEEHRPLGAKRMRTGNGFGIMLRLALDSPISYTAYPGKDARVALQLLCRDRQQINTAFNDFKRGEPTQDPPIFAMSFSAVDDTLAPPGGEVLWLWSQYFPYQLANGNWDEQGDAVVNRLLDNFEKYAPGTRDKIVGQLFQDPLWLERELGLYRGNVMHLEMSMDQMFMLRPFLGMSDYKTHLKGLYLTGASTHPGGGIMGASGRNAARIVLKDLDGSLRS
- a CDS encoding CNNM domain-containing protein; this encodes MVFQNFSLLEVEIASSIIKLVMLLSLTSAIAFFVAAELSLVSASHSQIYKLTQESDSTSKSKAANLVLDAQNHLQKYLSVTQTGTTAFSLLLGWLGEGATVHWIEPLIQRLPIGKLPAILTSHTISVAVAFLLVTYVEIVLGELIPKVLASQAPEKTALLLIRPLYICSIIFWPLLVIFNGTVHLLIGRVPNRQYESEVSSKVTFVHTDPHSVLVSGVVELNTVNEIFGLNIPTNTAYRTLAGFIIHHLGHAPQTGEILLWGELELEATSVVNESLETVLLRQVTRPLINHQPEVVKDKDIEYAAI
- the grpE gene encoding nucleotide exchange factor GrpE, whose product is MPNQPLEFRLSNEKRDHLFIEIGKMLKQKVVLQQTLREQKEQASSFSEDIFLELLEVVDALQFLLDYLVENPNPSPELIGNMPNSLAAVQKKFLSVLAKRQLHQLEITGTKPDFSICKVIDCEVRNDLEESTITKVVRRGFRFGDKVIRPIEVITSKKNLSTEVLLAVPTEGIIQNTSEIANQNVLVVSPEEVIPNTPEIANQDLLVVSPAEVIQDNTYISNEDLPELSSEEVIPQTPEIANQNLLVVSPAEVIQDNTYINNEDLPELSSEEVIPQTPEIANQNLLVVSPAEVIQDNTYISNEDLSELSPEEIIQEIQEIANQDLSVVSDEEVIQDNTDINTENLAEVSNQEIIQEITEIEEIAQAMPETGENFPANDA